A genomic segment from Propioniciclava sp. MC1595 encodes:
- the rplQ gene encoding 50S ribosomal protein L17 translates to MPKPTKGPRLGGSPAHERIILANLASQLFEHGRITTTETKAKRVRPLAEKLITKAKRGDLHSRRVVLRTITDKGVVHVLFTEIAPKMAERDGGYTRITKIGNRQGDNAPMAVIEIVSETVEESRKAKAKASGSKAAPKAASKPAAKAAKPVKEEAAAEVVDVEADTVATDEPVATEAVEAAGFVDAMAGHESADADEEKDEA, encoded by the coding sequence ATGCCCAAGCCCACGAAGGGTCCCCGCCTCGGCGGAAGCCCGGCCCACGAGCGGATCATCCTGGCCAACCTCGCCAGCCAGCTCTTCGAGCACGGTCGCATCACGACCACGGAGACCAAGGCCAAGCGTGTCCGCCCGCTCGCCGAGAAGCTGATCACCAAGGCCAAGCGCGGTGACCTGCACAGCCGCCGCGTCGTGCTGCGCACCATCACCGACAAGGGCGTCGTCCACGTCCTGTTCACCGAGATCGCGCCGAAGATGGCCGAGCGTGACGGCGGCTACACCCGCATCACCAAGATCGGCAACCGCCAGGGCGACAACGCGCCCATGGCCGTGATCGAGATCGTCTCCGAGACGGTCGAGGAGTCGCGCAAGGCCAAGGCCAAGGCGTCCGGCTCCAAGGCCGCCCCGAAGGCCGCCAGCAAGCCCGCCGCCAAGGCCGCCAAGCCGGTCAAGGAGGAGGCTGCCGCCGAGGTCGTCGACGTCGAGGCCGACACCGTCGCCACCGACGAGCCCGTCGCCACCGAGGCCGTCGAGGCCGCGGGCTTCGTCGACGCGATGGCGGGCCACGAGTCGGCCGACGCCGACGAGGAGAAGGACGAGGCCTGA
- a CDS encoding DNA-directed RNA polymerase subunit alpha, translated as MLIAQRPTLTEDVISDNRSRFVIEPLEPGFGYTLGNSMRRTLLSSIPGAAVTSIKIEGNQHEFSTLPGVVEDVTEIILNVKQLVLSSEEDEPVVMYLRKAGAGAVTAADIAPPAGVEIHNPELHIATLNASGKIDMELVVERGRGYVSAAQNKNADSEIGRIPVDSIYSPVLKVTYKVEATRVEQRTDFDRLIVDVETKPAISPRDAVASAGKTLVELFGLARELNVEAEGIEIGPSPVDEQYAADLALPVEELKLTMRSYNCLKREGIHTVSELVSRSEQDLLDIRNFGSKSIEEVKLRLQEMGLALKDSAPGFDPLAALGSYDEDADFDADNDQF; from the coding sequence ATGCTCATCGCACAGCGTCCGACGCTGACCGAGGACGTCATCTCCGACAACCGGTCGCGCTTCGTCATCGAGCCCCTCGAGCCGGGCTTCGGCTACACCCTCGGCAACTCGATGCGGCGCACGCTGCTGTCGTCCATCCCGGGCGCGGCCGTGACCAGCATCAAGATCGAGGGCAACCAGCACGAGTTCTCGACCCTCCCGGGTGTCGTCGAGGACGTGACCGAGATCATCCTCAACGTCAAGCAGCTCGTGCTGTCCTCCGAGGAGGACGAGCCGGTCGTCATGTACCTGCGCAAGGCCGGGGCCGGTGCTGTCACCGCCGCCGACATCGCGCCGCCCGCCGGTGTGGAGATCCACAACCCCGAGCTGCACATCGCCACGCTCAACGCGTCCGGCAAGATCGACATGGAGCTCGTCGTCGAGCGCGGCCGTGGCTACGTGTCCGCCGCGCAGAACAAGAACGCCGACTCCGAGATCGGCCGCATCCCGGTCGACTCGATCTACAGCCCCGTGCTGAAGGTCACCTACAAGGTGGAGGCCACCCGTGTCGAGCAGCGCACCGACTTCGACCGCCTGATCGTCGACGTCGAGACCAAGCCGGCCATCAGCCCGCGCGACGCCGTGGCGTCCGCCGGCAAGACGCTGGTGGAGCTCTTCGGCCTGGCCCGTGAGCTCAACGTCGAGGCCGAGGGCATCGAGATCGGCCCCTCGCCGGTCGACGAGCAGTACGCCGCCGACCTCGCCCTCCCCGTCGAGGAGCTGAAGCTGACCATGCGCAGCTACAACTGCCTCAAGCGCGAGGGCATCCACACCGTGTCCGAGCTGGTCTCCCGCTCCGAGCAGGACCTCCTCGACATCCGCAACTTCGGCTCCAAGTCGATCGAGGAGGTCAAGCTCCGCCTCCAGGAGATGGGCCTCGCCCTCAAGGACAGCGCCCCCGGCTTCGACCCGCTGGCTGCCCTGGGCAGCTACGACGAGGACGCTGACTTCGACGCCGACAACGACCAGTTCTGA
- the rpsD gene encoding 30S ribosomal protein S4, whose protein sequence is MARYTGPITKKSRRLGTDLVGNDKAFERRAYPPGMHGRARTKESEYLLQLREKQKARFAYGVLEKQFRRYYEEAVRKPGKTGEVLLQILESRLDNVVYRAGFASTRRQARQLVVHGHFLVNGKKVNIPSYRVTAYDIIDVKPKSLNLDPFVIARETHHERVVPAWLTVRPNRMRILVHQLPTRDQITVDVQEQLIVELYSK, encoded by the coding sequence ATGGCCCGTTACACCGGCCCCATCACCAAGAAGTCCCGCCGGCTCGGTACCGACCTGGTGGGCAACGACAAGGCCTTCGAGCGCCGCGCGTACCCCCCGGGCATGCACGGCCGCGCCCGCACCAAGGAGTCGGAGTACCTGCTCCAGCTCCGCGAGAAGCAGAAGGCCCGCTTCGCCTACGGCGTCCTCGAGAAGCAGTTCCGCCGCTACTACGAGGAGGCCGTGCGCAAGCCTGGCAAGACCGGTGAGGTCCTGCTCCAGATCCTCGAGTCGCGCCTCGACAACGTCGTGTACCGCGCCGGCTTCGCCTCGACCCGTCGTCAGGCCCGCCAGCTCGTCGTCCACGGCCACTTCCTGGTCAACGGCAAGAAGGTGAACATCCCCAGCTACCGCGTCACGGCGTACGACATCATCGACGTCAAGCCGAAGTCGCTGAACCTGGACCCGTTCGTCATCGCCCGCGAGACGCACCACGAGCGCGTCGTCCCGGCGTGGCTGACCGTTCGCCCCAACCGGATGCGCATCCTCGTGCACCAGCTGCCCACCCGCGACCAGATCACGGTCGACGTGCAGGAGCAGCTGATCGTGGAGCTGTACTCCAAGTAG
- the rpsK gene encoding 30S ribosomal protein S11, which translates to MAQAGRTKAQAAAAKNKVRRKEKKNIVSGQAHIKSTFNNTIITITDPTGAVISWASAGTVGFKGSRKSTPFAAQMAAEAAGRRAMDHGMKRVDVFVKGPGSGRETAIRSLGALGLEIGPISDVTPVPHNGCRPPKRRRV; encoded by the coding sequence ATGGCACAAGCAGGCCGCACCAAGGCTCAGGCTGCCGCCGCGAAGAACAAGGTTCGTCGCAAGGAGAAGAAGAACATCGTCTCCGGGCAGGCACACATCAAGAGCACGTTCAACAACACCATCATCACGATCACCGACCCGACCGGTGCGGTGATCTCGTGGGCCTCCGCCGGCACCGTCGGCTTCAAGGGCTCGCGCAAGTCGACGCCGTTCGCGGCCCAGATGGCCGCCGAGGCCGCTGGTCGCCGTGCGATGGACCACGGCATGAAGCGCGTGGACGTCTTCGTCAAGGGCCCCGGCTCCGGCCGTGAGACCGCCATCCGTTCGCTCGGCGCGCTGGGCCTGGAGATCGGCCCGATCTCCGACGTGACCCCCGTGCCGCACAACGGCTGCCGTCCCCCCAAGCGCCGTCGCGTCTGA
- the rpsM gene encoding 30S ribosomal protein S13, which produces MARLIGVDLPREKRLEIGLTYIFGIGRTRAKEILAATGISGDVRVKDLTDEQLVAMRDFIEANYETEGDLRRTVAADIRRKIEIGSYQGRRHRMGLPVHGQRTRTNARTRKGRKKAVAGKKKAR; this is translated from the coding sequence ATGGCACGACTCATCGGTGTCGATCTTCCGCGCGAGAAGCGTCTGGAGATCGGCCTCACCTACATCTTTGGCATCGGTCGCACCCGCGCCAAGGAGATCCTGGCCGCCACCGGCATCAGCGGCGACGTCCGCGTGAAGGACCTGACCGACGAGCAGCTCGTCGCGATGCGTGACTTCATCGAGGCGAACTACGAGACCGAGGGTGACCTCCGTCGTACGGTCGCCGCCGACATCCGTCGCAAGATCGAGATCGGCTCGTACCAGGGCCGCCGCCACCGCATGGGCCTCCCGGTCCACGGGCAGCGCACGCGCACCAACGCGCGTACTCGCAAGGGCCGCAAGAAGGCCGTCGCCGGCAAGAAGAAGGCCCGCTGA
- the rpmJ gene encoding 50S ribosomal protein L36: MKVQPSVKKICDKCKVIRRHGRVMVICENPRHKQRQG; this comes from the coding sequence ATGAAGGTTCAGCCGAGCGTCAAGAAGATCTGCGACAAGTGCAAGGTGATCCGCCGGCACGGTCGCGTGATGGTGATCTGCGAGAACCCGCGCCACAAGCAGCGCCAGGGCTGA
- the infA gene encoding translation initiation factor IF-1 has product MAKKEGALEMEGSVVEALPNAMFRVELTNGHRVLATISGKMRQHYIRILPSDRVVVELSPYDLTRGRIVYRHK; this is encoded by the coding sequence ATGGCCAAGAAGGAAGGCGCCCTCGAGATGGAGGGTTCCGTCGTCGAAGCTCTGCCCAACGCGATGTTCCGCGTTGAGCTGACCAACGGGCACCGCGTTCTGGCGACCATCAGCGGCAAGATGCGGCAGCACTACATCCGCATCCTGCCCAGCGACCGGGTCGTCGTGGAGTTGTCCCCGTACGACCTCACACGCGGGCGCATCGTCTACCGCCACAAGTGA
- a CDS encoding DUF1707 domain-containing protein has protein sequence MAELPRSSKYRATPNAPLDDGERNRLVERLNAAYEAGQVSADEYPRLLDTLFGATTLGEVAGVVEVLPGASTHDVPAIVEAGPGRPGELSEARAPSGAMVAKVAAGGVVALVLLLVILFAILL, from the coding sequence ATGGCCGAGCTGCCCCGATCCTCGAAGTACCGCGCGACCCCGAACGCGCCGCTGGACGACGGCGAGCGCAACCGCCTGGTCGAGCGGCTCAACGCCGCCTACGAGGCCGGCCAGGTCTCCGCCGACGAGTACCCCCGCCTGCTGGACACCCTGTTCGGGGCGACCACCCTGGGCGAGGTCGCGGGTGTGGTCGAGGTCCTGCCCGGGGCGTCCACGCACGACGTGCCGGCGATCGTGGAGGCGGGCCCGGGGCGTCCGGGTGAGCTGAGCGAGGCGCGCGCGCCGAGCGGGGCCATGGTCGCCAAGGTCGCGGCCGGTGGCGTGGTGGCCCTGGTGCTGCTGCTGGTGATCCTGTTCGCCATCCTGCTCTGA
- a CDS encoding ABC transporter substrate-binding protein codes for MKRNPVTVVAGLVAALSLALAGCAGTPAAAPASTPAAGGSTAQAPADAKTYKVGVSQYVAHPSLDASLVGFKKALADAGLEVTYDEKNGNADQATVTSISTTFATAGLDLVLAIATPSAQAAAQAITDTPVLFTAVTDPVAAKLVESMDAPGHNVSGTSDMNPVAEQIALVKKLKPEAKTLGIIYSSGEVNSEVQVAAAKEAAAVEGLEVVEKTVTNTGEVQQAANSLEVDAIYVPTDNNVVAGLESVIQVAETKQIPLVVGEGDSVKKGGIITYGIDYEKLGYQTGEMAVKILTEGADVSTMAVETQKDLAVYVNKAAAERMGVTIPEDVLAGAEVVG; via the coding sequence GTGAAGCGCAACCCCGTCACCGTCGTCGCGGGCCTCGTCGCCGCCCTGTCCCTCGCCCTCGCGGGCTGCGCCGGCACCCCGGCCGCCGCGCCGGCGTCCACCCCCGCGGCCGGCGGCAGCACCGCCCAGGCCCCGGCCGACGCCAAGACCTACAAGGTCGGCGTCTCCCAGTACGTCGCCCACCCGTCGCTCGACGCGTCCCTGGTCGGCTTCAAGAAGGCCCTCGCCGACGCGGGCCTCGAGGTCACCTACGACGAGAAGAACGGCAACGCCGACCAGGCCACCGTCACCTCGATCTCCACCACCTTCGCCACCGCCGGCCTTGACCTGGTGCTCGCCATCGCGACCCCGTCGGCCCAGGCCGCCGCCCAGGCCATCACCGACACCCCGGTGCTGTTCACCGCGGTCACCGACCCGGTCGCCGCCAAGCTCGTCGAGTCGATGGACGCCCCGGGCCACAACGTGTCCGGCACCTCCGACATGAACCCGGTCGCCGAGCAGATCGCCCTGGTCAAGAAGCTCAAGCCCGAGGCCAAGACCCTCGGCATCATCTACTCCTCCGGCGAGGTGAACTCCGAGGTCCAGGTCGCCGCCGCCAAGGAGGCCGCCGCGGTCGAGGGCCTCGAGGTCGTCGAGAAGACCGTCACCAACACCGGTGAGGTCCAGCAGGCCGCCAACTCCCTCGAGGTGGACGCCATCTACGTCCCGACCGACAACAACGTCGTCGCGGGCCTCGAGTCGGTCATCCAGGTCGCCGAGACCAAGCAGATCCCCCTGGTGGTCGGCGAGGGCGACTCGGTCAAGAAGGGCGGCATCATCACCTACGGCATCGACTACGAGAAGCTCGGCTACCAGACCGGCGAGATGGCCGTGAAGATCCTCACCGAGGGCGCCGACGTGTCGACGATGGCCGTCGAGACCCAGAAGGACCTCGCGGTCTACGTGAACAAGGCCGCCGCCGAGCGCATGGGCGTCACGATCCCCGAGGACGTCCTGGCGGGCGCCGAGGTCGTCGGCTGA
- a CDS encoding ABC transporter permease gives MLSALDLGLIYGLMALGVYLTFRVLDFPDLTVDGSFTTGAAVTASLIIAGQSPWLATAAGAVAGAIAGLVTGVLHTKGKINPLLAGILTQIALYSINLRIMGRANLPLLRTDTLLSGLRDDRHLGTWVSVAVFAVVVLAFMLALDWFLNTDLGLALQATGDNERMIRAQGVSTDNTKILGLALSNGLVGLAGGLIAQYQGFADIGMGIGLIVAGLASVIIGQAIISGRRFIFATLAVVVGSVVYRIVIQLALQAGADPNDMKLISAILVVAALLLPRLGVFRHMRARRRERLMEAAAKGEAARA, from the coding sequence ATGCTGTCCGCTCTTGACCTGGGCCTGATCTACGGCCTGATGGCCCTGGGGGTGTACCTCACGTTCCGCGTGCTGGACTTCCCCGACCTGACCGTGGACGGCAGCTTCACGACCGGAGCTGCCGTCACGGCGTCCCTCATCATCGCCGGCCAGTCGCCGTGGCTCGCCACGGCGGCCGGTGCGGTCGCGGGAGCCATCGCAGGCCTGGTCACGGGCGTGCTGCACACCAAGGGGAAGATCAACCCGCTGCTGGCGGGCATCCTGACCCAGATCGCCCTGTACTCCATCAACCTGCGCATCATGGGGCGTGCCAACCTGCCCCTGCTGCGCACCGACACGCTGCTGTCGGGCCTGCGCGACGACCGCCACCTGGGCACCTGGGTGTCGGTCGCCGTGTTCGCCGTCGTCGTGCTGGCCTTCATGCTGGCCCTCGACTGGTTCCTCAACACCGACCTGGGCCTGGCCCTGCAGGCCACCGGCGACAACGAGCGCATGATCCGCGCCCAGGGCGTGTCGACCGACAACACCAAGATCCTGGGCCTGGCCCTGTCGAACGGCCTCGTCGGCCTCGCCGGCGGCCTGATCGCCCAGTACCAGGGCTTCGCCGACATCGGCATGGGCATCGGCCTCATCGTGGCCGGCCTGGCGTCGGTGATCATCGGCCAGGCGATCATCTCCGGCCGGCGCTTCATCTTCGCGACGCTCGCCGTGGTGGTCGGTTCGGTGGTCTACCGCATCGTCATCCAGCTCGCGCTGCAGGCCGGCGCCGACCCCAACGACATGAAGCTCATCTCGGCCATCCTGGTCGTCGCGGCGCTGCTGCTGCCCCGCCTGGGCGTCTTCCGCCACATGCGGGCCCGGCGTCGCGAGCGCCTGATGGAGGCCGCCGCCAAGGGGGAGGCCGCCCGTGCTTGA
- a CDS encoding ABC transporter ATP-binding protein has translation MLEVRNLRKIFFQHTPNEKVALDGVDLTLAEGDFVTVIGSNGAGKSTLLNVVAGEFRPEAGSVHIDGVDVTKMPVHKVARWVGRVFQDPMAGTTPHGTIEQNLAMAFARGKTRGLRTGVTRAKREMFRTELKSLELDLENRLRTDVGLLSGGQRQALSLLMATFSQPKILLLDEHTAALDPARAALVTRLTDEAVARHGLTTLMVTHNMHQALAMGNRLIMMHEGRIIYELAGEDKKKATTEDLLHEFEKLKAVSDRTLLA, from the coding sequence GTGCTTGAGGTCCGCAACCTGCGCAAGATCTTCTTCCAGCACACGCCGAACGAGAAGGTCGCCCTCGACGGGGTCGACCTGACCCTGGCCGAGGGTGACTTCGTCACCGTCATCGGCTCCAACGGCGCCGGCAAGTCGACGCTGCTCAACGTGGTCGCCGGGGAGTTCCGCCCCGAGGCCGGCTCGGTGCACATCGACGGCGTCGACGTGACGAAGATGCCCGTGCACAAGGTGGCCCGCTGGGTCGGCCGCGTCTTCCAGGACCCGATGGCCGGCACCACGCCGCACGGGACCATCGAGCAGAACCTGGCGATGGCGTTCGCGCGTGGCAAGACCCGCGGCCTGCGCACCGGCGTCACCCGCGCCAAGCGCGAGATGTTCCGCACCGAGCTGAAGAGCCTCGAGCTCGACCTCGAGAACCGGCTCCGCACCGACGTCGGGCTGCTGTCCGGGGGTCAGCGCCAGGCGCTCTCGTTGCTCATGGCGACGTTCAGCCAGCCCAAGATCCTGCTGCTCGACGAGCACACCGCCGCCCTCGACCCCGCCCGCGCGGCGCTGGTCACGCGGCTCACCGACGAGGCCGTCGCCCGCCATGGGCTCACCACGCTGATGGTGACGCACAACATGCACCAGGCCCTGGCCATGGGCAACCGGCTGATCATGATGCACGAGGGCCGGATCATCTACGAGCTCGCCGGCGAGGACAAGAAGAAGGCCACGACCGAGGACCTGCTCCACGAGTTCGAGAAGCTGAAGGCCGTCTCCGACCGCACGCTGCTCGCCTGA
- a CDS encoding formate--tetrahydrofolate ligase, translating into MPSDLEIAQAAPLRPLTDIGASLGLAPDDLEPFGRHAAKIELDAVGAARPSGKYVVVTAVTPTPLGEGKTTTAVGLVQGLGKVGRQATAVLRQPSLGPVFGIKGGAAGAGWSQIIPMEVLNLHLTGDFHAVTAAHNLLAAMVDNHLQHGNKLGIAPHSITWGRVLDVNDRALRNIVIGLGGRLDGVPRQARFDITAASEVMTILALATSLTDLRERLGRIVVGTDVEGRPVTAEMLKAAGAMAVLLKDAVRPNLLQTIEGQAALIHCGPFGSIATGNSSIVADHVGLSRSDIVVTEAGFGADLGYERFVNVKCRTSGFVPDAAVVVVTVRALKVHSGRFKVVAGKPLPPELLQENPDDVAAGLSNLAHHLDIVARTGVPAVVAINAFPDDHPSEHAVIQRFAHQRGVRCAVSTHVADGGAGATALARAVLEAVEDGTNLTFSYELDASLEDKLHAVATKVYGASGVDLAPAAATELRRLTDLGFGGLPVLIAKTHLSTTATPADRGAPKGWVLPVREVRLAAGAGYVYVLSGQMQTMPGLGSSPAAERMDLAEDGRIMGLF; encoded by the coding sequence GTGCCTTCTGATCTCGAGATCGCCCAGGCCGCACCGCTGCGGCCGCTGACCGACATCGGTGCCTCGCTCGGGCTCGCGCCCGACGACCTCGAACCCTTCGGCCGCCACGCGGCCAAGATCGAGCTGGACGCCGTGGGTGCGGCCCGGCCTTCGGGCAAGTACGTGGTGGTGACCGCCGTCACCCCGACGCCGCTGGGGGAGGGCAAGACCACCACCGCCGTGGGCCTCGTGCAGGGGCTCGGCAAGGTCGGCCGGCAGGCCACCGCCGTGCTGCGACAGCCCTCGCTGGGCCCGGTGTTCGGCATCAAGGGCGGCGCCGCGGGCGCGGGGTGGTCGCAGATCATCCCCATGGAGGTGCTCAACCTGCACCTGACCGGTGACTTCCACGCGGTCACGGCGGCCCACAACCTGCTGGCCGCCATGGTCGACAACCACCTGCAGCACGGCAACAAGCTCGGCATCGCCCCGCACTCGATCACCTGGGGCCGCGTGCTCGACGTGAACGACCGCGCGCTGCGCAACATCGTCATCGGCCTCGGCGGACGCCTCGACGGCGTGCCGCGGCAGGCGCGCTTCGACATCACCGCGGCGTCCGAGGTCATGACGATCCTCGCGCTGGCGACGTCGCTGACCGACCTGCGCGAGCGGCTGGGCCGCATCGTGGTGGGCACCGACGTCGAGGGGCGTCCGGTGACCGCGGAGATGCTGAAGGCCGCGGGCGCCATGGCGGTGCTGCTCAAGGACGCCGTGCGCCCCAACCTGCTGCAGACCATCGAGGGGCAGGCCGCGCTGATCCACTGCGGGCCCTTCGGGAGCATCGCCACCGGCAACAGCTCGATCGTGGCCGACCACGTGGGGCTGTCGCGCTCCGACATCGTCGTGACCGAGGCTGGCTTCGGCGCCGACCTGGGCTACGAGCGGTTCGTGAACGTGAAGTGCCGCACGTCCGGCTTCGTGCCCGACGCGGCGGTCGTCGTCGTCACCGTGCGCGCGCTCAAGGTGCACTCGGGCCGGTTCAAGGTCGTGGCGGGCAAGCCGCTGCCGCCCGAGCTGCTGCAGGAGAACCCCGACGACGTCGCGGCCGGCCTGTCGAACCTGGCCCACCACCTCGACATCGTCGCGAGGACCGGCGTGCCGGCGGTGGTCGCGATCAACGCGTTCCCCGACGACCACCCCTCCGAGCACGCTGTCATCCAGCGCTTCGCGCACCAGCGCGGCGTGCGGTGCGCGGTGTCGACCCACGTCGCCGACGGGGGAGCGGGCGCCACGGCCCTCGCCCGGGCGGTGCTGGAGGCCGTCGAGGACGGCACGAACCTGACGTTCTCCTACGAGCTGGACGCCTCCCTGGAGGACAAGCTGCACGCCGTCGCCACCAAGGTGTACGGGGCGTCCGGGGTGGACCTGGCCCCGGCCGCGGCGACCGAGCTGCGCCGCCTCACCGACCTCGGCTTCGGCGGGCTGCCGGTGCTGATCGCGAAGACCCACCTCTCGACGACGGCCACGCCGGCCGACCGGGGCGCGCCCAAGGGCTGGGTGCTGCCGGTGCGCGAGGTGCGTCTCGCGGCGGGCGCGGGCTACGTGTACGTGCTGTCGGGACAGATGCAGACGATGCCCGGCCTCGGCTCCTCGCCGGCCGCCGAGCGCATGGACCTGGCCGAGGACGGCCGGATCATGGGCCTGTTCTGA
- the map gene encoding type I methionyl aminopeptidase has translation MSGVELKTPDQLRTMRRAGLVVAEVHRAVREAAAPGVTTGELDQLARDILARHGAGSSFLNYGAAWGYPPYPGVTCISVNEEVVHGIPGPRELVAGDLVSVDFGAIVDGFHGDAAITFGVGELSEADQRLSDVTLESLWAGIAAAHLGGRVTDISHAIEKSIRARRERYGILKDYTGHGIGSEMHQAPDVPNVGRPGRGPRIVEGLALAVEPMVTLGSAVGVTLDDEWTVVTKDGSRACHWEHTITVTPKGLWVLTAEDGGEAELAARGVPFGPLAD, from the coding sequence GTGAGCGGCGTCGAACTCAAGACGCCCGACCAGCTGCGCACCATGCGGCGCGCCGGCCTCGTCGTCGCCGAGGTGCACCGCGCGGTCCGCGAGGCCGCGGCCCCCGGGGTCACCACCGGCGAGCTCGACCAGCTGGCCCGCGACATCCTGGCCCGCCACGGCGCCGGGTCCTCCTTCCTGAACTACGGCGCCGCGTGGGGTTACCCGCCCTACCCGGGCGTCACCTGCATCTCGGTCAACGAGGAGGTCGTCCACGGCATCCCCGGGCCCCGTGAGCTCGTCGCCGGTGACTTGGTCTCGGTCGACTTCGGCGCGATCGTCGACGGCTTCCACGGCGACGCCGCGATCACCTTCGGGGTCGGCGAGCTGTCCGAGGCCGACCAGCGGCTCTCCGACGTGACGCTCGAGTCCCTGTGGGCGGGCATCGCCGCCGCGCACCTGGGCGGCCGCGTGACCGACATCTCCCACGCCATCGAGAAGAGCATCCGGGCCCGCCGCGAGCGCTACGGCATCCTCAAGGACTACACCGGCCACGGCATCGGCTCCGAGATGCACCAGGCCCCCGACGTGCCGAACGTGGGGCGTCCGGGCCGCGGGCCGCGGATCGTCGAGGGCCTGGCCCTCGCCGTCGAGCCCATGGTCACGCTCGGCTCGGCCGTCGGCGTCACCCTCGACGACGAGTGGACGGTCGTGACCAAGGACGGCTCGCGCGCCTGCCACTGGGAGCACACGATCACCGTCACGCCGAAGGGCCTGTGGGTCCTCACGGCCGAGGACGGGGGCGAGGCCGAACTCGCCGCGCGGGGCGTCCCGTTCGGGCCGCTGGCCGACTGA
- a CDS encoding adenylate kinase: MRLLIMGPPGAGKGTQAGAIADHYGIVTISTGQLFRDNIQLGTPLGKRIESLIAAGNLVPDELTNEMVFQRLSSPDVRKRGGFLLDGYPRTLDQVEALDGALIRSRRRLKAVIALVADPNQLIARMLKRAEIEGRADDNEESIRHRIEVYHAQTAPLLDVYHDRGLLVEVDAEGTVDEVRERITGSLDAKLGQPA; encoded by the coding sequence GTGAGGCTCCTCATCATGGGCCCGCCGGGGGCGGGGAAGGGGACCCAGGCCGGCGCCATCGCCGACCACTACGGCATCGTCACGATCTCGACGGGCCAGCTCTTCCGCGACAACATCCAGCTGGGCACCCCGCTGGGCAAGCGGATCGAGTCGCTGATCGCGGCCGGCAACCTCGTCCCCGACGAGCTGACCAACGAGATGGTGTTCCAGCGCCTCTCCAGCCCCGACGTACGCAAGCGCGGGGGCTTCCTGCTGGACGGCTACCCGCGCACCCTCGACCAGGTGGAGGCCCTCGACGGGGCCCTCATCCGCAGCCGGCGCCGCCTCAAGGCCGTCATCGCCCTCGTGGCCGACCCCAACCAGCTGATCGCCCGCATGCTCAAGCGGGCCGAGATCGAGGGCCGGGCCGACGACAACGAGGAGTCGATCCGCCACCGCATCGAGGTCTACCACGCCCAGACCGCGCCGCTGCTCGACGTGTACCACGACCGCGGCCTCCTCGTCGAGGTGGACGCCGAGGGCACGGTCGACGAGGTCCGCGAGCGCATCACCGGCTCCCTCGACGCCAAGCTCGGACAGCCCGCGTGA